In one Grus americana isolate bGruAme1 chromosome 1, bGruAme1.mat, whole genome shotgun sequence genomic region, the following are encoded:
- the P3H3 gene encoding prolyl 3-hydroxylase 3 isoform X1, with protein sequence MASLLCLCLLAAAAAATSPGRLVPYDLLYADGVRAYFARDWGRAAELLQRALHSYAGLRAARRACRAACRREAAFVGGPTGAGPWEAALFGRVLQRADCLQHCLGQRLGAAPSAHRASHAIRRDFEQREPYNYLQVAFFQLKKLDQAVSAAHTFFVANPQHLQMREDIEKYRRMSGVKSDNFRDLEATPHWEAYEAGVQHYDADQYLQAAARLEESLAEALSALEECRALCEGPLEDEEEEEEMQPGLYEAIAAHYIQVLKCRQQCVLEIATKPGRISATEDFIPSHLDLLQFAYDQVGNQALAAECAASYLLFYPTDEPMLEKMKQYRTELGEDTAVTARESIQHYVQRSLMEKKLIYYGVEHLGGTFNDPDLWTPDELIPENLKEKHREDQEKQKQETLEVEEMEKRGPLPFEGIAVTMDSRQMNGTQRVVFDRVLTESECKDLLRLTKAAGEAGDGYRARRSPHTPHERFEGLTVLKATQLAQNGDVDWRDAKLLLQASEKSRRIIESYFTPGKKLHFSFTHLVCRTAVDEEQESRMDLSHPVHADNCLLDPEGQECWKEPPAYVYRDYSGILYLNDDFQGGGLFFTEMDTVTVTAEVHPKCGRLVAFSSGKENPHGVWAVSRGRRCAIALWYTHSQEHAEQDRVKAEELMEQRAVEQDRSDGKQHPGADHSGRSSSEPLVPNSGARPTSQRHKPGSDRTQHPKELRARDEF encoded by the exons ATGGCCTcactcctctgcctctgccttctcgccgccgccgccgccgccacgtCGCCGGGCCGCCTGGTCCCCTATGACCTGCTGTACGCGGACGGGGTGCGGGCGTACTTCGCCCGGGACTGGGGACGGGCGGCCGAGCTGCTGCAGCGCGCCCTCCACAGCTACGCGGGGCTGCGGGCGGCCCGCCGCGCCTGCCGTGCCGCCTGCCGCCGGGAGGCGGCCTTCGTCGGCGGGCCGACCGGGGCCGGGCCCTGGGAGGCCGCCCTCTTCGGCCGGGTGCTGCAGCGCGCCGActgcctgcagcactgcctgggGCAACGGCTGGGCGCCGCGCCCTCCGCCCACCGCGCCAGCCACGCCATCCGCCGGGACTTCGAACAGAGGGAGCCCTACAACTACCTCCAGGTGGCCTTCTTCCAG CTGAAGAAGCTGGATCAGGCTGTGTCCGCTGCTCACACCTTCTTTGTCGCTAATCCCCAGCACCTCCAAATGCGGGAGGACATAGAGAAGTACCGGCGTATGTCAGGGGTGAAGTCGGACAACTTCCGTGACCTGGAGGCCACGCCGCACTGG GAAGCATACGAGGCTGGGGTGCAGCACTATGATGCAGATCAATACCTGCAGGCTGCGGCCAGGCTGGAGGAGTCACTCGCAGAGGCACTGTCAGCACTGGAAGAGTGTCGTGCCCTGTGTGAAGGGCCtctggaggatgaggaggaggaggaggagatgcaaCCTGGCCTGTATGAAGCCATTGCAG CCCATTATATTCAGGTTTTGAAATGCAGACAGCAGTGTGTCCTTGAAATTGCCACAAAGCCAGGACGGATTTCTGCCACGGAAGATTTCATACCCTCTCATCTTGATTTACTGCAGTTTGCCTATGACCAAG TTGGGAACCAGGCACTGGCTGCTGAATGTGCTGCTTCCTACTTGCTCTTCTATCCCACGGATGAGCCAATGttggagaaaatgaaacagtatCGCACAGaactgggagaggacacagctgtGACAGCTAGAGAG AGTATTCAACATTATGTGCAGAGATCTCTCATGGAGAAGAAGTTGATTTATTATGGAGTGGAGCATCTAGGAGGAACTTTTAATGACCCT GATCTTTGGACTCCAGATGAGCTAATTCCTGAAAACCTAAAAGAGAAACACAG AGAGGATCAGGAGAAGCAAAAGCAGGAAACTCTGGAAGTGGAAGAGATGGAGAAGAGGG GTCCTTTGCCTTTTGAGGGTATTGCTGTCACGATGGATTCCCGACAGATGAATGGAACCCAGAGGGTTGTGTTCGACAGAGTGCTGACGGAGTCTGAGTGTAAGGACCTTCTCCGGCTGACAAAG gcagcaggagaagcaggagatGGCTACCGGGCAAGACGGTCGCCTCACACCCCTCATGAGAGATTTGAAGGGTTAACCGTTTTGAAGGCCACACAG CTGGCCCAGAATGGGGACGTGGACTGGAGAGATGCCAAATTGCTTCTGCAGGCCAGTGAGAAATCACGGAGAATCATTGAATCCTATTTTACTCCTGGAAAGAAACTCCATTTCTCATTCACACACCTTGTGTGCCGCACGGCTGTAGATG AGGAGCAGGAAAGTCGCATGGATCTTAGTCATCCTGTCCATGCTGATAATTGTCTCTTGGATCCTGAGGGGCAAGAGTGCTGGAAAGAACCACCTGCCTATGTGTACAGGGACTACAG TGGCATTCTCTACCTCAATGATGACTTCCAAGGTGGGGgccttttcttcactgaaatggaCACTGTGACTGTCACA GCTGAGGTGCATCCTAAGTGTGGGAGGCTTGTAGCCTTCAGCTCTGGCAAGGAGAACCCCCACGGCGTGTGGGCAGTGAGCCGTGGAAGGCGCTGCGCCATTGCACTCTGGTACACACACTCCCAGGAGCATGCTGAGCAG GATCGGGTGAAGGCAGAGGAGCTAATGGAGCAGAGGGCTGTGGAGCAGGACCGGTCTGATGGAAAACAACATCCAGGAGCTGATCACAGCGGCAGATCCTCCTCGGAACCTCTAGTTCCCAACAGTGGAGCCAGGCCCACGAGCCAGAGACACAAGCCTGGCTCGGACAGGACGCAGCACCCCAAGGAGCTGCGGGCCAGAGATGAGTTCTGA
- the GPR162 gene encoding probable G-protein coupled receptor 162 isoform X1, which translates to MGDSESESTLHNNSLWWLACGMLALLANSWIILSITAKQQKHKPLELLLCFLAGTHILMAAVPLTTYAVVQLRRESSDYDWNESICKVFVSTYYTLALATCFTVASLSYHRMWMVRWPVNYRLSNAKKQALHAVMGIWMVSFILSTLPSIGWHNNGERYYARGCQFIVSKIGLGFGVCFSLLLLGGIVMGLVCVGITFYQTLWAHRRRRRCRHQRAEEASSCSSSAHTTFNVPAIVVEDVRGKRRSSLDGSESAKTSLQMTNLISAIVFLYDTLTGVPILVVSFFSLRYDTAPTWMVLAVLWCSMVQTLLLPSFIWSCERYRADLRTVWEQCVAIMSEEDGDDADGVCDDYGDSRICKVRFDANGAAAVKRDSRDIKLLPMHHMLLPQDKVHYLQVPISRRMSHDETNIFSAHRSAPSFLHKWSSSDDIRISTPRKPGGPSFLPPQLHDYQHRRRPPEDELTTLRQFLEGGLMPRGSSSSACFFRDEITTFIDETPQPTPACSPRHSRLLLASRRDRRLSLGSREENADRPRRCSLAGNEAWHLQDGEQVPCERTLEACEAQTFQDPKL; encoded by the exons ATGGGGGACTCTGAATCAGAGTCCACCTTGCACAACAACTCACTGTGGTGGCTGGCATGTGGGATGTTAGCCCTGTTGGCCAACTCTTGGATTATCCTCAGCATCACGGCCaaacaacagaaacacaagCCCCTGGAGCTACTGCTGTGCTTCCTTGCTGGGACCCACATCCTTATGGCAGCAGTACCCCTCACCACCTATGCCGTGGTGCAGCTGCGGCGCGAGTCCTCCGACTACGACTGGAACGAAAGCATCTGCAAGGTTTTTGTCTCCACATACTACACCCTGGCCCTGGCCACCTGCTTCACAGTGGCTTCCCTTTCCTACCACCGGATGTGGATGGTGAGATGGCCAGTCAACTACCGGCTGAGCAACGCCAAGAAGCAGGCTCTGCACGCAGTCATGGGTATCTGGATGGTATCATTCATCCTCTCCACCCTGCCCTCCATCGGCTGGCACAACAACGGCGAGCGCTACTATGCTCGTGGCTGCCAGTTCATTGTCAGCAAGATAGGGCTGGGTTTTGGTGTCTGCTTTAGCCTCCTGCTGCTCGGAGGAATTGTCATGGGCTTGGTGTGTGTGGGTATCACTTTCTACCAGACCCTGTGGGCACACAGAAGACGCCGGCGGTGCCGCCATCAGAGGGCAGAGGAAGCGTCATCCTGCTCTTCATCAGCACACACCACTTTCAATGTGCCGGCCATTGTAGTGGAGGATGTACGAGGCAAAAGGAGGTCTTCACTGGATGGCTCTGAGTCAGCCAAGACCTCCTTGCAGATGACCAACCTCATCAGCGCCATTGTCTTCCTGTATGACACTCTCACTGGGGTGCCTATCTTG GTCGTGAGCTTTTTTAGCCTGCGCTATGATACAGCCCCCACCTGGAtggtcctggctgtgctctggtGCTCCATGGTGCAGActctgctgctcccctcctTTATTTGGTCCTGCGAGCGCTACCGAGCAGATCTCCGCACCGTGTGGGAGCAGTGTGTGGCTATCATGTCTGAGGAAGACGGAGATGATG CAGATGGTGTGTGTGATGATTATGGTGACAGCAGGATCTGCAAAGTGAGATTTGATGCAAACGGTGCTGCAGCTGTGAAGCGGGACTCCCGGGACATCAAGCTGCTACCCATGCACCACATGTTGTTGCCCCAGGACAAGGTGCACTACCTACAG gTCCCTATCTCCCGGAGAATGTCACATGATGAGACTAACATCTTCTCTGCCCACCGCTCCGCTCCATCCTTCCTACACAAGTGGTCTTCATCTGACGACATCCGCATTTCCACCCCCCGCAAGCCTGGCGGCCCCAGCTTCTTGCCTCCTCAGCTGCATGACTACCAGCACCGCCGACGGCCCCCAGAAGATGAGCTGACAACCCTGCGGCAGTTTTTGGAGGGGGGGCTGATGCCGCGGGGCTCCAGCTCCAGTGCCTGCTTCTTCCGAGATGAGATCACCACGTTCATCGACGAGACACCGCAACCCACCCCAGCTTGCAGCCCACGGCACTCCCGTCTCCTGCTCGCATCGCGCCGCGATCGCCGCCTCTCCCttggcagcagagaggagaacgCTGACCGGCCACGGCGCTGCTCTCTGGCTGGCAATGAAGCCTGGCATCTGCAGGACGGAGAGCAGGTGCCGTGTGAAAGGACCCTTGAGGCCTGCGAGGCACAGACCTTTCAAGATCCCAAACTATGA
- the P3H3 gene encoding prolyl 3-hydroxylase 3 isoform X2, which translates to MASLLCLCLLAAAAAATSPGRLVPYDLLYADGVRAYFARDWGRAAELLQRALHSYAGLRAARRACRAACRREAAFVGGPTGAGPWEAALFGRVLQRADCLQHCLGQRLGAAPSAHRASHAIRRDFEQREPYNYLQVAFFQLKKLDQAVSAAHTFFVANPQHLQMREDIEKYRRMSGVKSDNFRDLEATPHWSIQHYVQRSLMEKKLIYYGVEHLGGTFNDPDLWTPDELIPENLKEKHREDQEKQKQETLEVEEMEKRGPLPFEGIAVTMDSRQMNGTQRVVFDRVLTESECKDLLRLTKAAGEAGDGYRARRSPHTPHERFEGLTVLKATQLAQNGDVDWRDAKLLLQASEKSRRIIESYFTPGKKLHFSFTHLVCRTAVDEEQESRMDLSHPVHADNCLLDPEGQECWKEPPAYVYRDYSGILYLNDDFQGGGLFFTEMDTVTVTAEVHPKCGRLVAFSSGKENPHGVWAVSRGRRCAIALWYTHSQEHAEQDRVKAEELMEQRAVEQDRSDGKQHPGADHSGRSSSEPLVPNSGARPTSQRHKPGSDRTQHPKELRARDEF; encoded by the exons ATGGCCTcactcctctgcctctgccttctcgccgccgccgccgccgccacgtCGCCGGGCCGCCTGGTCCCCTATGACCTGCTGTACGCGGACGGGGTGCGGGCGTACTTCGCCCGGGACTGGGGACGGGCGGCCGAGCTGCTGCAGCGCGCCCTCCACAGCTACGCGGGGCTGCGGGCGGCCCGCCGCGCCTGCCGTGCCGCCTGCCGCCGGGAGGCGGCCTTCGTCGGCGGGCCGACCGGGGCCGGGCCCTGGGAGGCCGCCCTCTTCGGCCGGGTGCTGCAGCGCGCCGActgcctgcagcactgcctgggGCAACGGCTGGGCGCCGCGCCCTCCGCCCACCGCGCCAGCCACGCCATCCGCCGGGACTTCGAACAGAGGGAGCCCTACAACTACCTCCAGGTGGCCTTCTTCCAG CTGAAGAAGCTGGATCAGGCTGTGTCCGCTGCTCACACCTTCTTTGTCGCTAATCCCCAGCACCTCCAAATGCGGGAGGACATAGAGAAGTACCGGCGTATGTCAGGGGTGAAGTCGGACAACTTCCGTGACCTGGAGGCCACGCCGCACTGG AGTATTCAACATTATGTGCAGAGATCTCTCATGGAGAAGAAGTTGATTTATTATGGAGTGGAGCATCTAGGAGGAACTTTTAATGACCCT GATCTTTGGACTCCAGATGAGCTAATTCCTGAAAACCTAAAAGAGAAACACAG AGAGGATCAGGAGAAGCAAAAGCAGGAAACTCTGGAAGTGGAAGAGATGGAGAAGAGGG GTCCTTTGCCTTTTGAGGGTATTGCTGTCACGATGGATTCCCGACAGATGAATGGAACCCAGAGGGTTGTGTTCGACAGAGTGCTGACGGAGTCTGAGTGTAAGGACCTTCTCCGGCTGACAAAG gcagcaggagaagcaggagatGGCTACCGGGCAAGACGGTCGCCTCACACCCCTCATGAGAGATTTGAAGGGTTAACCGTTTTGAAGGCCACACAG CTGGCCCAGAATGGGGACGTGGACTGGAGAGATGCCAAATTGCTTCTGCAGGCCAGTGAGAAATCACGGAGAATCATTGAATCCTATTTTACTCCTGGAAAGAAACTCCATTTCTCATTCACACACCTTGTGTGCCGCACGGCTGTAGATG AGGAGCAGGAAAGTCGCATGGATCTTAGTCATCCTGTCCATGCTGATAATTGTCTCTTGGATCCTGAGGGGCAAGAGTGCTGGAAAGAACCACCTGCCTATGTGTACAGGGACTACAG TGGCATTCTCTACCTCAATGATGACTTCCAAGGTGGGGgccttttcttcactgaaatggaCACTGTGACTGTCACA GCTGAGGTGCATCCTAAGTGTGGGAGGCTTGTAGCCTTCAGCTCTGGCAAGGAGAACCCCCACGGCGTGTGGGCAGTGAGCCGTGGAAGGCGCTGCGCCATTGCACTCTGGTACACACACTCCCAGGAGCATGCTGAGCAG GATCGGGTGAAGGCAGAGGAGCTAATGGAGCAGAGGGCTGTGGAGCAGGACCGGTCTGATGGAAAACAACATCCAGGAGCTGATCACAGCGGCAGATCCTCCTCGGAACCTCTAGTTCCCAACAGTGGAGCCAGGCCCACGAGCCAGAGACACAAGCCTGGCTCGGACAGGACGCAGCACCCCAAGGAGCTGCGGGCCAGAGATGAGTTCTGA
- the GPR162 gene encoding probable G-protein coupled receptor 162 isoform X2: MGDSESESTLHNNSLWWLACGMLALLANSWIILSITAKQQKHKPLELLLCFLAGTHILMAAVPLTTYAVVQLRRESSDYDWNESICKVFVSTYYTLALATCFTVASLSYHRMWMVRWPVNYRLSNAKKQALHAVMGIWMVSFILSTLPSIGWHNNGERYYARGCQFIVSKIGLGFGVCFSLLLLGGIVMGLVCVGITFYQTLWAHRRRRRCRHQRAEEASSCSSSAHTTFNVPAIVVEDVRGKRRSSLDGSESAKTSLQMTNLISAIVFLYDTLTGVPILVVSFFSLRYDTAPTWMVLAVLWCSMVQTLLLPSFIWSCERYRADLRTVWEQCVAIMSEEDGDDDGVCDDYGDSRICKVRFDANGAAAVKRDSRDIKLLPMHHMLLPQDKVHYLQVPISRRMSHDETNIFSAHRSAPSFLHKWSSSDDIRISTPRKPGGPSFLPPQLHDYQHRRRPPEDELTTLRQFLEGGLMPRGSSSSACFFRDEITTFIDETPQPTPACSPRHSRLLLASRRDRRLSLGSREENADRPRRCSLAGNEAWHLQDGEQVPCERTLEACEAQTFQDPKL; encoded by the exons ATGGGGGACTCTGAATCAGAGTCCACCTTGCACAACAACTCACTGTGGTGGCTGGCATGTGGGATGTTAGCCCTGTTGGCCAACTCTTGGATTATCCTCAGCATCACGGCCaaacaacagaaacacaagCCCCTGGAGCTACTGCTGTGCTTCCTTGCTGGGACCCACATCCTTATGGCAGCAGTACCCCTCACCACCTATGCCGTGGTGCAGCTGCGGCGCGAGTCCTCCGACTACGACTGGAACGAAAGCATCTGCAAGGTTTTTGTCTCCACATACTACACCCTGGCCCTGGCCACCTGCTTCACAGTGGCTTCCCTTTCCTACCACCGGATGTGGATGGTGAGATGGCCAGTCAACTACCGGCTGAGCAACGCCAAGAAGCAGGCTCTGCACGCAGTCATGGGTATCTGGATGGTATCATTCATCCTCTCCACCCTGCCCTCCATCGGCTGGCACAACAACGGCGAGCGCTACTATGCTCGTGGCTGCCAGTTCATTGTCAGCAAGATAGGGCTGGGTTTTGGTGTCTGCTTTAGCCTCCTGCTGCTCGGAGGAATTGTCATGGGCTTGGTGTGTGTGGGTATCACTTTCTACCAGACCCTGTGGGCACACAGAAGACGCCGGCGGTGCCGCCATCAGAGGGCAGAGGAAGCGTCATCCTGCTCTTCATCAGCACACACCACTTTCAATGTGCCGGCCATTGTAGTGGAGGATGTACGAGGCAAAAGGAGGTCTTCACTGGATGGCTCTGAGTCAGCCAAGACCTCCTTGCAGATGACCAACCTCATCAGCGCCATTGTCTTCCTGTATGACACTCTCACTGGGGTGCCTATCTTG GTCGTGAGCTTTTTTAGCCTGCGCTATGATACAGCCCCCACCTGGAtggtcctggctgtgctctggtGCTCCATGGTGCAGActctgctgctcccctcctTTATTTGGTCCTGCGAGCGCTACCGAGCAGATCTCCGCACCGTGTGGGAGCAGTGTGTGGCTATCATGTCTGAGGAAGACGGAGATGATG ATGGTGTGTGTGATGATTATGGTGACAGCAGGATCTGCAAAGTGAGATTTGATGCAAACGGTGCTGCAGCTGTGAAGCGGGACTCCCGGGACATCAAGCTGCTACCCATGCACCACATGTTGTTGCCCCAGGACAAGGTGCACTACCTACAG gTCCCTATCTCCCGGAGAATGTCACATGATGAGACTAACATCTTCTCTGCCCACCGCTCCGCTCCATCCTTCCTACACAAGTGGTCTTCATCTGACGACATCCGCATTTCCACCCCCCGCAAGCCTGGCGGCCCCAGCTTCTTGCCTCCTCAGCTGCATGACTACCAGCACCGCCGACGGCCCCCAGAAGATGAGCTGACAACCCTGCGGCAGTTTTTGGAGGGGGGGCTGATGCCGCGGGGCTCCAGCTCCAGTGCCTGCTTCTTCCGAGATGAGATCACCACGTTCATCGACGAGACACCGCAACCCACCCCAGCTTGCAGCCCACGGCACTCCCGTCTCCTGCTCGCATCGCGCCGCGATCGCCGCCTCTCCCttggcagcagagaggagaacgCTGACCGGCCACGGCGCTGCTCTCTGGCTGGCAATGAAGCCTGGCATCTGCAGGACGGAGAGCAGGTGCCGTGTGAAAGGACCCTTGAGGCCTGCGAGGCACAGACCTTTCAAGATCCCAAACTATGA